A stretch of the Oxyura jamaicensis isolate SHBP4307 breed ruddy duck chromosome 4, BPBGC_Ojam_1.0, whole genome shotgun sequence genome encodes the following:
- the PPAT gene encoding amidophosphoribosyltransferase → MELEELGIREECGVFGCIASGVWPTELDVPHVITLGLVGLQHRGQESAGIVTSDGESSQAFKVHKGMGLINHVFNADSLKKLYVSNLGIGHTRYSTSGISELQNCQPFVVETLHGKIAVAHNGELTNAVRLRRKLMRHGVGLSTSSDSELITQLLAFTPPLENDDTADWVARIKNLMNETPTSYSLLIMHKDIIYAVRDPYGNRPLCIGRLIPVGDMNGKGKDNSETEGWVVSSESCSFLSIGAEYYREVLPGEIVKISRYDVQTLDVVPRPEGDPSAFCIFEYVYFARPDSIFEGQMVYSVRRRCGQQLAIEAPVEADLVSTVPESATPAALGYAQKCGLPYVEVLCKNRYVGRTFIQPNMRLRQLGVAKKFGVLSDNFKGKRVVIIDDSIVRGNTISPIIKLLRESGAKEVHIRVASPPIRFPCYMGINIPTKEELIANRPEFHDLANYIGADSVVYLSVEGLVSSVQESIRARQENENSLKTQKSRVGKIGHCTACLTGEYPVELEW, encoded by the exons GGGCCAGGAGAGTGCTGGAATTGTGACAAGTGATGGAGAGTCATCCCAGGCATTCAAAGTGCACAAg gGAATGGGTCTTATAAATCACGTGTTCAATGCAGACAGCCTGAAGAAGCTGTATGTTTCAAACCTTGGTATTGGGCACACCAGGTACTCTACCTCCGGGATCTCTGAGCTGCAGAACTGCCAGCCTTTTGTTGTAGAAACTCTTCATGGCAAGATCGCTGTGGCACACAACGGTGAACTAACAAATGCCGTGCGACTGAGGAGGAAG CTTATGCGGCATGGTGTAGGACTGTCGACCAGTTCTGACAGTGAATTGAtcacccagctgctggcttTCACACCTCCTCTAGAAAACGATGACACTGCCGATTGGGTAGCAAG AATAAAAAATTTAATGAATGAAACTCCAACTTCTTATTCGTTGCTAATTATGCATAAAGACATAATTTATGCAGTACGTGATCCGTATGGAAATCGTCCACTCTGCATTGGTCGCCTTATTCCAGTAGGGGACATGAACGGAAAAG gaaaggaTAACAGTGAAACAGAAGGATGGGTAGTCTCCTCTGAATCCTGTAGCTTTTTATCTATTGGTGCAGA GTACTACCGTGAAGTCCTTCCTGGAGAGATTGTGAAAATATCCAGGTATGATGTTCAAACACTGGATGTGGTACCAAGACCTGAAGGAGATCCATCAGCATTCTGCATCTTTgaatatgtttattttgcaaGACCAGACAGTATCTTTGAAG GTCAAATGGTGTATTCAGTCAGGAGGAGATGCGGTCAGCAACTTGCTATTGAAGCACCTGTGGAAGCAGACCTGGTCAGCACTGTTCCAGAGTCTGCaaccccagcagctctgggctaCGCTCAAAAG TGTGGACTGCCATACGTTGAAGTGCTCTGTAAAAATCGGTATGTAGGAAGAACGTTCATCCAGCCAAATATGAGGTTACGGCAACTTGGTGTTGCAAAGAAGTTTGGCGTTCTGTCTGACAATTTTAAAGGCAAGCGAGTTGTTATCATTGACGATTCGATTGTGCGGGGCAATACCATTTCACCCATAATAAAACTACTACGGGAATCAGGAGCTAAAGAG gTACACATCCGTGTGGCTTCACCTCCCATAAGATTTCCTTGTTACATGGGAATAAACATTCCAACAAAAGAAGAATTGATTGCCAACAGACCTGAGTTTCACGATCTTGCAAACTATATAG GGGCAGACAGTGTTGTCTACCTTTCTGTGGAAGGGCTGGTATCATCTGTGCAAGAAAGCATCAGAGCAAGACAAGAGAATGAGAACAGCCTTAAAACCCAGAAATCACGTGTTGGAAAGATTGGTCATTGCACAGCATGTCTCACTGGAGAATATCCCGTAGAGCTAGAATGGTGA